The sequence below is a genomic window from Wyeomyia smithii strain HCP4-BCI-WySm-NY-G18 chromosome 1, ASM2978416v1, whole genome shotgun sequence.
aaaagtaggagggtggtattcaagacacgaccgcatgacgttgactaccgtattcttataaaaaaaaaaatattccattgaagcaaatagtagagggaattgcaacgcttcttctacaaaacttctgtaataaaatttcgaggcaccaaaaggtatcagttgccgattattctcgttaactggttagtccgtccagaattccagccattttagtattttgcagtagccatttattactaacagccaccagcataacaggtgaaaccggcacgagatgaccggtactattttgtttttcctccttttagctgctaacaccgagcgtccgtatgtatccggtacggtttaataatgaaactgatggggtgaaattttcgaacgatacgttttataccaaggcttcgtcagataaatagaaagagggatgggctacatagatgatggaatggtagagacaaatgtttcttgaaagctgcgccggccgctgtctaGTATTAACAcgaacacaaacatgcatttttgcaaggttttttccgctagcagcagcatttggtaaaacagaaaattcaattggccgcttctgtaccaaaatttcgaggcaccaaaaggtgtcagttgccgattatagtttcctggttagtccgtccagaattccagccatttaagtgttttgcagtagccatttactactaaagccaccagcataacgggtgaaaccggcaacagatgaccggtactattttgtatttcctcctttcagctgctatcacctagcgtccgcatgtcactggtgcggttttggaatcagaattatggggcgccggccgctgtcgtaatattaacaccaacaaaaaaatgcatatttgcaaggtttttttccgctagcagcagcataaacatcggaaacagaaagtgacaacaacaataacaacaaagtcagatcgattgtatccgttagtgtcgactgtgcttgggaagagaggtagtgattggctgcgcggtatgatttagacaatcgatattaattaccaatttttcaatagtgtatctcaaacaatagtttgtttttgttacataaatttaaccgtaaaagaatttctgatcgattgatgccaaaacctcgaaaacctgattatagatgactgcaaaataagcgctcaaaacctgaccacttttctctggttttccctggttgaattactagatttttaaattcaggggcctaacttcgatatagacgttagtcaacgtcaaaaattttccttaccattccatcacctatgtagctccaccttctttttatttatctgacgaagccttggtataaaacgtaccgttcgaacatttcaccccatcagtttcattattaaaccgtaccgggtacatacggacgctatcttgaaagaattctggacggactgaccaaaaacatggatatattcggcacctggcccctttcggtgcctcgaaattttgttacagaagcggctaattgaattttctgttttattacaaaatgctgctgctagcggataaaaccttgcaaatatgcatctgtttgttggtgttaattttacgacagcggccggcgccccatcattttgattccaaaactgcaccagcgacatgcggacgctaggtgatagcagctgaaaggaggaaagacaagagtaccggtcatctcgtgccggttttactcgttatgctggtggctgttagtaataaatggcactgcaaaatactaaaatggctggaactctggacggactaaccaaaaacaaaaatatattcggcacctggccccttttggtgcatTTCTGGTCTCAAATACCAAATATGTTCGTAATTACTGTCTACTGAAATAGGAAGAATACATCGAATTTGTTAATTCTAAtgtttttcttgttattttaaactacgaacaaatgcttttctaatttgaatacctgggaagcggggatgccaatataaataaggtttcttccatatatgtcatttatattatttattaattattgttcaaagcgctctaatgtcagcaaataagaaagcactgttagatgaaaaatatagagtcctacgtcatgcggtatgtatgaaatgacagcgattaaataagagagatccattcttctagtattcagcattcagaaatgcactgttagataaaattgcaacaaatactggagttgcaattccctctactattttttttaatggaatataagaatacggcagtcaacgtcatgcggtcgtgtctttaataccaccctcctactttttttccgctagcaacagcagttgtaaaacataaaattcaactaaccgcttctattataaaactgcgaggcaccaaaaggtgccagttgccgatttcttgtttactggtttccgtccagaattccagccattttagtactttgcagtagccaccagcatcacgggtcaaaccggcacgagatgactggtactattttgtttttcctccttttagctgctagcaccgagcgtccgtatgtagccggtacggtttagtaatgaaactgatggggggaaatgttcgaacggtacgttttataccaaggcttcgtcagataaataaaaagagggatgggctacataaatgatggaatggtagagacaaatgtttcttgaaagctgcgccggccgctgtcataatattaacacccacacaaacatgcatttttgcaaggttttttccgctagcagcagcatttggtaaaacagaaaattcaattagccgcttctgtacccaaatttcgaggcaccaaaaggtgccagttgccgattatagtttcctggttagtccgtccagaattccagctatttaagtgttttgcagtagccatttactactaaagccaccagcattacgggtgaaaccggcacgagatgaccggtactattttgtatttcctcttttcagctgctatcatctagcgtccgcatgtcactggtgcggttttggaatcagaatgatggggcgccggccgctgtcgtaaaataaacaccaacaaaaagatgcatatttgcgaagttttttccgctagcagcagcataaacatcggaaacagaaagtgacaacaacaataacaacaaagtcagatcgattgtatccgttagtgtcgactgtgcttgggaagagaggtagtgattggctgcgcggtatgatttagacaatcgatattaattaccaatttttcaatagtgtatctcaaacaatagtttgttgttgttacataaatttaaccgttaaagaatttctgatcgattgatgccaaaacctcgaaaacctgattatagatgactgcataataagcgctcaaaacctgaccacttttctctggttttccctggttgaattactagatttttaaattcaggggcctaacttcgatatagacgttagtcaacatCAAAACACAAAATCAAATGCTAACATAAATCTAGCGGTGAACAAAACTAAAATCCcattaacaaacaaaaaaatatttatgattGTCTCACAAGCAGGAACAGCTGCGGAGTGATATTTTTGTGTGCTAAATTTAGGTTTCACAACTCGgtcaataattttattttcacaaTACGTACACATACATCGTGTTTTGCATTTCAAATGCGCATCTACATCCTAGTTAATACATTAAAGCTCTTCTAATTGATATTTGTTCTATATTCGTTTCACATCAaagtgtattttttgttttatattggcTCGCTTACCGAACCAATcggtgtaatattttttttgttttgttttgaacaatAGCAAAATAGGTACCCAACAGGCATGCATTTTCACGTTGCATTATAAATAGCTTAACAAAAGAATACTTTCTTTTTATTTGCTACTATTTCGTACCTCAATTTCTCTCGGGTGTGTATACGCGGTAACAGTAGGAAGCAAAAGTTAGTACGTAGCTTTATTATCACAATAAACACAATTTAGTTTGCTGAAGCAAAGTGGGGTAAATAAAAGCTATGAGATTCTTAAAGTATCGTTAAACTGCACAACGAGTGCGTCGAAAAGTCTATTgcatgctttttttttgtttagctcACAGTAAATTTTTTGCATAGTTTTATAACTATATCTACATTAAATATCAATATATGTTGAACATTCAAACACTATTTCATGACTGTTGACTACAATCAATTGTCACTATGCAGTTGGGGACTAGATTTCACAAtaacgtttgttttttttttctctgggtTCAGCTTGTGTAAATATTTTTAGATGTTCTCTAGCGCGCAAATCTCAATGCAGAATCAATCGAACAAAAAATTTACAGTTTGAGAAAATCTTTGAATTTTTCGATGTTTCGATATGCAATCAAACCTCCCGTGTTGCGGATGATTTTTTTCTCGCGGTACGATATTTTCTTCAGAGATTTGTTAATCAAAGTTTCCTGTAAATTGAACAGCTCACCATCCAGCGATCGCAAGATCGCTTGGGGTGCGCACGTGTCCCACTTATAGGTGGTACCTTTGCTGAGCAAAAACAACTCCGCTTCGCCAGTGataactttcaaaattttgtgaccAGCACCGGACGAGTAGACGATGTCGTACTTTAGCTGGTTCTTGAGGAACTCTACGTATTTGGATTGCTCCGAGGGGGACAATATCGCAATTCTATCTTCGTTCTCAACAGCTTGAATGTTATTAAACTTCAAGTCTCCTACGGTCAGACCCCAGTAGATTTTACTCTCATAGTCTTCAGCTTCATTTTTACTGGCGAACGGTTGATTGACAATGCCCATTATGGGATCTCCACAAACAGTTTCATAAACTCCAATCAGGACCGTGACACAGGTTAACCCTGACGCCATAATATTAGGATATTTAGTGGTTTTATCTTGTGCACGAATATACTCCGCAGTGGCATCGATCGGATCAATCCAGATGCCCAACTCGGATACATCATTATCCAGAGCTATCGATTCTTCGGGGATTTGCCACTTATCCAAGTCGATTTCGATTTCACGAAACACTTCCTCAACCAGTTGCTCGGCAGCCTCACGGTCACCATTCAAAACCTAAATCAAATGTTTACGTAACAATCAATGCAGGAAGGACGTCATAAACCAACATCAAAACACAAACCTTTTGAATATTATCGATAGTTTCGTTCCTATCGTCAGTCACAGTAACAGTAACCGTTTCACCAGTTGCGTTAGTAAATTTAGGATTCTCCTCTCCTCGAACGTTTTCCTCCAGCCCTGGAAactattcagaaaaaaaaaatgtttataatacCTTTCATTGTTGTTGAAGCGATCTGCTAAACCAGTACCAATTTTCCGATGTCATGCTTCACCGTTTCCTGGATCAAACAGTCGGCCAGCGTCTTGAAATCGTGCTCGAATCTGCTGTTCGATTCTTCGACGGACTTTTCCTGCACCAGCAGACCAAAAAGGTGCTCATTTTTCCGACACACTCGAGCAATATTGGCGGCCTTTTCCGAAGCTTTGATAAGTTCCTTAAGCAATTCAATGGCTGACATGTTTCTAATTCAATTACACACTCGAAAAAGCAGCTGGATTTGTCTCTTTTCCCGTGACCGTGCTTTGATTTGTCGTAGTTACTTTTGGGGCGAGGATTGTTTTGAAGGGAAAAAAAGCTTCAAGAAACACACAAACCTGGGgaaactgctgctgctgggaaGTGTTTGttgtagaaaaaaactactCCAGTTCAACTTCCTCTCACCACACAATCAATCCGACATATGCGGACAGTCTTCTGCTGTACTCCTGTACGTTCCCATctgaaacacacacacacacgaatgACCTTGAAGGAAAATATTAACGTCACGCGATTTTTCCAGCATTCGGGTGTACTGGACAGGCTTAGGAATTCTAGTTTTTCTGCTTGCTTGCCTCACTTTGACATCGTTCCCGTAGATTTCTTCTTGATCCTTTTCCGTTTATGGGTTGTTTACTTGGAAAACTGGGAACTGGATGCAAACTGTAGGGAGCAAGATTATTTTATAGCAGATGCGTGGATGATTTCTCCAAGCCATAAAAACATATGATTTGTATCGTTTTGGAGATAAATTGGAAATGGTCCCGAACATAATATGAGACTATTAAagggttttaatttcaaaaattaccTGATTCTTCTTACACTAATCGGTGACCGACTTTCCAGTAAGCACTGCGCAGTTTTTGTTAGATCTCTGCCATTTTTCTCTGATTTTTAAACTAAACtagatattttttaatttcctCTAGCTGGCAATTAGTGCACAAAATGAAATCTCAGCACAATGACAGCTGGCTGGTCTATAGGAAACATAACCCTGATTCACGTGTCATGACAAAGATACCAGACATGACTCCATTTCAAAGACATTATAGCTAGTGTGAAGACGTGAAAGCTTCAGATTTAATGTGTTTACTAAGTTATTTTGttgaatatttaaatttcaaaaggGAGCTGTTTATAAATATCTAATATGTGAAAACATGTACTAacttactttcctggtgaaacatccctTAGGATTTCACTTGCGTCACTTGTAAAAACAtgtgaaatatttgaaaacaaaagtaaaagaaaagtgtttctaaaggccagaaaaggccaaatagaaaataagcccaaattgagctcagaatgaccgaaatcgccttctgaaggccagaaaaagccaaaaaatcacaggagggttgtgtgcaaagccacgaccgcaaggttgatgtagaatacttttacacagctctacttaaggctgtacattaacctacgggcgggcgaatcggttcgcgccgcttttcgcgtttaccctggcagaggcctaatgcgcacggccaacacaataggaaggtgttttcacattgaaaataagactcggctttactggagtaagtgttggcaaatgcatcttcCGCtcataccgccgctatcgtacgaaagcgcgtcgtttcatgtggggaataatatcaacaacgaaaaatgacgcgcgtctaagcacacccgaactgtttcgccgtgctgcttccatttacttccttataacatccgtctcatggaagtaccggctgcacctaccgctgaggctgttaccatactgctactggtacccaaaactattaattaataattaagtgttttatttgtcctcaaaagaacaattgttcattcttctgaacaaaatgatccaacttttccattagaggaaatgccggctgatgtacggcaataatctcgcccgatcgctcgcgttggcgttcgttctcaggcagtggcctgagacgtggtgaccaaccacagggcaagtgatttgtttaatttgaaggcagccacaggcgcaacccggaatgtagctagttttcccagaaacactcttttatagtcgaagggtGTTACGAAATagaccacgcctttcagttcagttgttccattccctaatgttcttcagacaaattattccacaattcgcatttgacttttgtatccagcgaataaacaccgatggtgctcttgctctcacacacgcaacggttttaactcgtatcttattgcggtttgtaacatcaagcgatttcgtttgctcgctgttgcgtgttgcatcacgttgcaacttggcagctgggagacgacagaATTCTGTTGATGctaattgattgaatcgacttcatattagctctgcatagtcgaactaactgtctttgtgaatgcggtctcacagggcagtttttttttttcaaagtcagttatgctgatcgcagcctttgcgctgcccctacagtggggggtttactaaataaagtaaaaattagacaaccacaacagaatttgattgcatcccgcacagaatgtccgcttgtattgatgccagaaaattattaaccttcaattattcgtttatttgccttgagaaaggcattttgcggttcaaaatcggttgctgatcgcaacctttgagctgccctaacagtgggggaattaagatatacggacaacatgcactgtggaagctatttcacattcagtgaattagccgggcgcgacagatttaaattgctaggatccaacacagaatgcttgcttgcgttgtcaaaaattattaactttcaatgacttgtttatttgccttgaaaaaggcattttgatttccaaaattggatttcctgatggcaatcttcatgctgccacaacacggggggaataaaggcagtctgacgacacacgctgagaaaaaccgcgctgctcttgagatgtggtgaccaaccacagggctagtgctgctgctaaggaaggacgactgctgttgtcgctgtctggaactattatgagcggtttcggctgacacaggctcttatataggccaaatagcatgttttcaattgcaaggtatatgattctgtcgaccgtgcttggaaagcaatcatataacgaccaatcagaggtcgaatttttcgttttgacaaggcttgactattttcaatagtacaatagtgtggataataaaattacaattatcttattttgggaagaatcttagaagattatccaatctattgctgcaagaacgaaggatatccatcgaatactaaccgacttattagcatttgaaattggacatatttttcacttttttcggttttagattttcatttcacatccctatgtagccgaacttcctgagagaagtattctacttcaaaagaaaatgatcccaaattgagctcagaatggccaaaatcgccttctaaaggccagaaaaagccaaaaaagaaaatgatcccaaattgagctcagaatggccgaaatcgccttctaaaggccagaaaaggccaaaaaagaaaatgattccaaattgagctcagaatggccaaaatcgccttctaaaggccagaaaaggccaaaaaagaaaatgatcccaaattgagctcagaatggccgaaatcgccttctgaaggccagaaaaggccacaaaagaaaatgatcccaaattgagctcagaatggccgaaatcgccttctaaagaccagaaaatgccaaaaaagaaaatgatcccaaattgagctcagaatggccgaaatcgccttctaaaggccagaaaaggccaaaaaagaaaatgatcccaaattgagctcagaatggccgaaatcgccttctaaaggccagaaaatgccaaaatagaaaatgatcccgaattgagctcagaatggccaaaatcgccttcaaaaggccagaaaagacaaatatagaaaatgatcccaaattgagctcagaatggccgaaatcgccttctaaaggccagaaaaggccaaaaaagaaaatgatcccaaattgagctcagaatggccgaaatcgccttctaaaggccagaaaaggccaaaaaagaaaatgatcccaaattgagctcagaatggccgaaatcgccttctaaaggccagaaaaagccaaaaaagaaaatgatcccaaattgagctcagaatggccgaaatcgccttctaaaggccagaaaaggccaaaaaagaaaatgattccaaattgagctcagaatggccaaaatcgccttctaaaggccagaaaaggccaaaaaagaaaa
It includes:
- the LOC129717776 gene encoding inositol polyphosphate 1-phosphatase, with amino-acid sequence MSAIELLKELIKASEKAANIARVCRKNEHLFGLLVQEKSVEESNSRFEHDFKTLADCLIQETVKHDIGKLFPGLEENVRGEENPKFTNATGETVTVTVTDDRNETIDNIQKVLNGDREAAEQLVEEVFREIEIDLDKWQIPEESIALDNDVSELGIWIDPIDATAEYIRAQDKTTKYPNIMASGLTCVTVLIGVYETVCGDPIMGIVNQPFASKNEAEDYESKIYWGLTVGDLKFNNIQAVENEDRIAILSPSEQSKYVEFLKNQLKYDIVYSSGAGHKILKVITGEAELFLLSKGTTYKWDTCAPQAILRSLDGELFNLQETLINKSLKKISYREKKIIRNTGGLIAYRNIEKFKDFLKL